A window from Pseudomonas kribbensis encodes these proteins:
- a CDS encoding CoA pyrophosphatase has protein sequence MLDELLHRVSNHTPRTLETDTRFPEAAVLVPITRSDEPELVLTLRASGLSTHGGEVAFPGGRRDPEDPDLIFTALREAEEEIGLPPGLVEVIGPLSPLISLHGIKVTPYVGVIPDFVEYQANDAEIAAVFSVPLEFFRKDPREHTHRIDYQGRSWYVPSYRYGEYKIWGLTAIMIVELINLLYDAKISLHRPPKSFINT, from the coding sequence ATGCTGGACGAGCTACTGCACCGGGTAAGCAATCACACGCCGCGCACGCTGGAGACCGACACGCGTTTCCCCGAGGCCGCCGTCCTGGTGCCGATTACTCGCAGTGACGAACCCGAACTTGTCCTCACCCTGCGTGCCAGCGGGCTCTCGACCCACGGTGGCGAAGTCGCCTTTCCCGGTGGCAGGCGTGACCCGGAAGACCCGGACCTGATCTTCACCGCCCTGCGTGAGGCTGAAGAGGAAATCGGCCTGCCGCCGGGACTGGTCGAAGTGATCGGTCCGCTCAGTCCGCTGATTTCCCTGCATGGCATCAAGGTCACGCCGTATGTCGGGGTGATTCCCGATTTTGTCGAATACCAGGCCAATGATGCCGAGATCGCCGCGGTGTTCAGCGTGCCCCTGGAGTTCTTCCGCAAGGACCCACGCGAACACACCCACCGCATCGACTATCAGGGTCGCAGTTGGTACGTGCCGAGCTATCGTTATGGCGAATACAAGATCTGGGGGCTGACGGCGATCATGATCGTCGAGTTGATCAACCTGCTCTATGACGCCAAAATCAGCCTGCATCGACCGCCAAAAAGCTTTATCAATACCTGA
- a CDS encoding GntR family transcriptional regulator has protein sequence MNDLHALRPDDSQPTPLYLQLARNLEAAIHAGQWKAEQAMPSERNLSEMLGISRVTARKALEVLLDQGLIRRLQGSGTFITPRLEQPLSRLSGFSEMLRLKGFVPSSQWLEREITLPTHEELIRLGLSPNDKVARMKRLRKADDTVMAIEMSTLPASIMPKPQVVGDSLYEHLDSIGKPIVRALQHIQAINASDEFAALVGIPSGTAMLLMTRVGYLEDNTPIEVTDTYCRNDYYDFVAELRR, from the coding sequence ATGAACGATCTCCACGCCCTGCGCCCTGACGACTCCCAGCCGACGCCGCTGTACCTGCAACTGGCGCGCAACCTGGAAGCGGCGATTCATGCCGGCCAGTGGAAAGCCGAACAGGCGATGCCGTCGGAGCGCAATCTCAGCGAGATGCTGGGGATTTCCCGGGTCACCGCCCGCAAGGCGCTGGAAGTCCTGCTCGATCAAGGTTTGATCCGCCGCCTGCAAGGTTCCGGCACCTTCATCACTCCGCGCCTTGAACAACCGCTGTCACGTCTGTCGGGCTTCAGCGAAATGCTCCGTCTCAAGGGTTTCGTGCCCAGCTCGCAATGGCTCGAGCGTGAAATCACCCTGCCCACCCACGAAGAATTGATCCGCTTGGGCCTGTCACCGAACGACAAAGTCGCGCGCATGAAACGCCTGCGCAAGGCCGACGACACGGTGATGGCCATCGAGATGAGCACCCTGCCCGCCTCGATCATGCCCAAGCCGCAAGTGGTGGGCGATTCCCTCTACGAACACCTCGACAGCATCGGCAAGCCGATCGTGCGCGCCTTGCAACACATCCAGGCGATCAACGCCTCGGACGAGTTCGCCGCGCTGGTCGGCATCCCCTCCGGCACCGCGATGCTGCTGATGACCCGGGTCGGCTACCTGGAAGACAACACGCCGATCGAAGTCACCGACACCTATTGCCGCAACGACTACTACGACTTTGTTGCAGAGCTGCGCCGCTGA
- the nagA gene encoding N-acetylglucosamine-6-phosphate deacetylase, translating into MSEDNILTADGWIRGRLIHEHGRVVSIEGVPCDPADNDLPYLLPGFIDLHVHGGGGKDIMEGTSAFETITRTHVRFGTTSLLATTMTAPSAEIASVLKDVGEFCEQRPKGAARVLGVHLEGPYINPGKLGAQPNFAHTALMAEVEEYLALAPIRVITIAPEIAGHDGLIRELSRRGIRMQIGHTLGSYEEGVAALEAGATSFTHLYNAMSPLHHREPGIVGAALAHAKFAELIPDLLHVHPGAIHVALRSIPCLYCVTDSTAAAGMPDGEYKLGSHTVTKCLGGVRLPDGTLAGSTLTMDQALRNLVKIGLPIAEASQRLSQFPADYLGITERGRLAPGAWADCVRLDRSLTLTAVMVEGEDIDFKNA; encoded by the coding sequence ATGTCCGAAGACAACATCCTCACCGCTGACGGCTGGATTCGCGGCCGGCTGATCCACGAACACGGCAGAGTCGTGTCCATCGAAGGCGTGCCCTGCGATCCTGCGGACAACGACCTGCCTTACCTGCTGCCAGGTTTCATCGACCTGCACGTTCACGGCGGTGGCGGCAAAGACATCATGGAAGGCACCAGCGCCTTCGAGACCATCACCCGAACCCACGTACGCTTCGGCACCACCTCGCTGCTGGCCACCACGATGACCGCGCCGAGTGCCGAGATTGCCAGCGTGCTCAAGGATGTCGGGGAATTCTGCGAACAGCGTCCGAAAGGCGCCGCCCGGGTCCTCGGCGTTCACCTCGAAGGTCCGTACATCAATCCCGGCAAACTCGGCGCGCAACCGAACTTTGCCCACACCGCATTGATGGCCGAAGTCGAAGAGTATCTGGCACTGGCACCGATCCGGGTGATCACCATCGCCCCGGAAATCGCCGGCCATGACGGTTTGATTCGTGAACTGAGCCGCCGCGGCATTCGCATGCAGATCGGCCACACCCTCGGCAGTTACGAAGAAGGTGTCGCCGCCCTCGAGGCCGGCGCCACCAGTTTCACCCACTTGTACAACGCCATGAGCCCGCTGCATCACCGCGAACCGGGCATCGTCGGCGCGGCGCTGGCCCACGCCAAATTTGCCGAGCTGATTCCGGACTTGCTGCACGTGCACCCCGGCGCAATCCACGTGGCCCTGCGCTCGATCCCGTGCCTGTATTGCGTCACCGATTCGACTGCCGCCGCCGGCATGCCCGACGGCGAGTACAAGCTTGGCAGCCACACCGTCACCAAATGCCTGGGCGGCGTGCGCCTGCCGGACGGCACGCTGGCCGGTAGCACCCTGACCATGGATCAGGCCCTGCGCAATCTGGTGAAGATCGGTCTGCCGATCGCCGAGGCCTCGCAACGTCTTTCGCAATTCCCCGCCGACTACCTCGGCATCACCGAACGCGGGCGCCTTGCACCTGGTGCCTGGGCCGACTGCGTGCGGCTGGATCGCTCACTCACACTGACCGCCGTCATGGTCGAAGGAGAAGACATTGACTTCAAAAATGCTTGA
- a CDS encoding L,D-transpeptidase family protein, which translates to MRWLLALFCLSFVTVSQASFVTTVTPSNTPLIEKILVLKSAHQLQLIADGKPLKSYRISLGKGAKKGPKLIEGDKRTPEGFYWIDWRKTSDKFNLSMHISYPNISDSARARREGVEPGGMIMIHGTPDSAENPENLFHTLDWTDGCIAMRNVDMREVWNLVPDGTMIEIRP; encoded by the coding sequence ATGCGCTGGTTGCTTGCCCTGTTTTGCCTGTCGTTCGTCACCGTCTCCCAAGCGTCGTTCGTGACCACCGTGACGCCTTCGAACACCCCGCTCATCGAAAAAATACTGGTGCTCAAATCGGCTCATCAACTGCAGTTGATCGCCGACGGCAAACCGCTCAAGAGCTATCGCATTTCCCTGGGCAAGGGCGCGAAGAAAGGTCCGAAACTGATTGAAGGCGATAAACGCACACCCGAAGGTTTCTATTGGATCGACTGGCGCAAGACCAGCGACAAATTCAACCTGTCGATGCACATCTCCTACCCGAACATCAGCGACTCCGCCCGCGCCCGCCGCGAAGGCGTCGAGCCCGGCGGCATGATCATGATCCACGGCACGCCGGATTCCGCAGAGAACCCGGAAAACCTGTTCCACACCCTGGACTGGACCGACGGCTGCATCGCCATGCGCAACGTCGACATGCGCGAAGTCTGGAACCTGGTGCCGGACGGCACGATGATCGAAATCCGCCCCTGA
- a CDS encoding transporter associated domain-containing protein — protein sequence MDGLPIGPMLAVFVLLILWSGLFTAIEVAQQHLLAQRTASRASDKPLAKLSFPLDSLILCNTLCRALAVVLATLLAIFLCEENGPWAATLGAGAVLLVFADYFPRTLAQRYPDAVLSFGNTLLAVPLKVIYPLAWLLSSISGLLLRPLVRKQQVVQQSEDDVPPERHDDPEHPSRTHPVSGIHALDNITVNDILVPRSDVDGINLDDPIEEIIEQLRHNKRTRLPVFHSDINQVEAVLNTRQIRHLLDNHALTREALLAASYEPYFVPESTPLQLQLLNFHKQQRRLGMVVDEYGEVLGIVTLEDILEEIVGEFESEHSLDNPHIHPQADGRMVIDGAASIRELNKCLGWHLPSDGPRTLNGLVTEALETIPESAVCLKIGRYRLEILETEENRVSKVLIWHTSSAPALTPIR from the coding sequence ATGGACGGTTTGCCCATAGGGCCGATGCTCGCGGTATTTGTCCTGCTGATTCTCTGGTCGGGGCTGTTTACCGCCATCGAAGTGGCGCAACAGCATCTGCTGGCACAACGCACCGCGTCGCGTGCCAGTGACAAGCCACTGGCAAAACTCAGCTTTCCGCTCGACAGCCTGATCCTGTGCAACACCCTGTGCCGCGCCCTCGCCGTGGTACTTGCCACGCTGCTGGCGATTTTCCTCTGTGAAGAAAACGGTCCCTGGGCAGCCACCCTGGGTGCCGGCGCCGTCCTGCTGGTGTTTGCCGACTATTTCCCGCGCACCCTCGCCCAGCGTTATCCGGACGCCGTGCTGTCATTCGGCAACACGTTGCTGGCAGTGCCGCTGAAAGTGATCTATCCGCTCGCATGGCTGCTGAGCAGCATCAGTGGTTTGCTGCTGCGTCCGCTGGTGCGCAAGCAGCAGGTCGTGCAACAGAGCGAAGATGACGTCCCGCCGGAACGCCACGACGACCCGGAACATCCGTCACGCACGCACCCGGTTTCCGGTATCCACGCGCTGGACAACATCACGGTCAACGACATCCTGGTGCCTCGCAGTGACGTCGACGGCATCAATCTCGACGATCCGATCGAAGAGATCATCGAGCAGTTGCGCCACAACAAGCGCACGCGCCTGCCGGTTTTCCACAGCGACATCAACCAGGTCGAGGCGGTCCTCAATACCCGGCAGATCCGCCACTTGCTGGACAATCACGCCCTGACCCGCGAAGCGCTGCTCGCCGCCAGCTACGAGCCGTATTTCGTCCCGGAAAGTACACCGCTGCAACTGCAGCTGCTGAACTTCCACAAGCAGCAGCGTCGTCTGGGCATGGTGGTGGACGAGTACGGCGAAGTGTTGGGGATCGTCACGTTGGAAGATATTCTCGAAGAAATCGTCGGCGAATTCGAAAGCGAGCACAGCCTCGACAACCCGCACATTCATCCGCAGGCCGATGGCCGTATGGTGATCGATGGCGCCGCCTCGATCCGCGAGCTGAACAAATGCCTGGGCTGGCACCTGCCCAGCGACGGCCCGCGGACCCTGAATGGCCTGGTGACCGAAGCGCTGGAAACCATTCCGGAAAGCGCGGTGTGCCTGAAGATCGGGCGCTATCGCCTGGAGATCCTCGAAACCGAGGAAAACCGCGTGAGCAAAGTGCTCATCTGGCACACCAGCTCGGCACCGGCGCTCACGCCCATCCGCTAG
- a CDS encoding MFS transporter, which translates to MTTSTAYSDTAPTQPANSATRVATASFIGTAIEFYDFYVYATAAALVIGPVFFPQTSGTAQMLSAFLTFGIAFLARPLGSALFGHFGDRIGRKSTLVASLLLMGVCTTLIGVLPGYDSIGAWAPILLCVLRFGQGLGLGGEWGGAALLATENAPKGKRAWFGMFPQLGPSIGFLAANGLFLTLAMTLNDEQFRSWGWRIPFLLSAVLVMVGLYVRLKLHETPVFANAIARQERVKVPLVELFSQYWAPTLLGAAAMVVCYALFYISTVFSLSYGVSTLGYSRETFLGLLCFAVLFMAAATPLSAWASDRYGRKPVLIVGGVLAILSGFLMEPLLTQGSTWGVALFLCIELFLMGVTFAPMGALLPELFPTHVRYTGASAAYNLGGIVGASAAPFFAQKLVAMGGLSYVGGYVSAAAVLSLIAVLCLKETRHNDLNQVS; encoded by the coding sequence ATGACGACCAGTACCGCTTACAGCGACACCGCGCCGACCCAACCGGCCAATTCCGCCACCCGAGTGGCCACCGCGAGCTTCATCGGCACGGCCATCGAGTTCTACGACTTCTACGTCTATGCCACCGCCGCTGCGCTGGTGATCGGGCCGGTATTCTTTCCGCAGACATCCGGCACCGCGCAGATGCTCTCGGCATTCCTCACCTTCGGTATCGCCTTCCTCGCCCGCCCGCTGGGTTCTGCGCTGTTCGGCCATTTCGGCGACCGGATCGGGCGCAAGTCCACGCTGGTGGCTTCGCTGCTGCTGATGGGTGTCTGCACCACGCTGATCGGCGTGCTGCCAGGTTACGACAGCATTGGGGCGTGGGCACCGATCCTGCTTTGCGTGTTGCGCTTCGGTCAGGGTCTCGGACTCGGCGGTGAATGGGGTGGCGCGGCATTGTTGGCCACCGAAAACGCGCCGAAAGGCAAACGGGCATGGTTCGGCATGTTCCCGCAGTTGGGCCCTTCGATTGGTTTTCTGGCAGCCAACGGCCTGTTCCTGACCCTGGCCATGACGCTCAATGACGAACAGTTTCGCAGTTGGGGCTGGCGGATTCCGTTCCTGCTCAGTGCGGTACTGGTGATGGTCGGGCTGTACGTGCGTCTCAAACTCCACGAAACGCCAGTGTTCGCCAACGCCATCGCCCGTCAGGAGCGGGTGAAAGTGCCGCTGGTCGAGCTGTTCAGCCAATACTGGGCGCCAACATTGCTGGGTGCCGCCGCCATGGTCGTCTGCTACGCGTTGTTCTACATCTCTACGGTATTTTCCCTGAGCTACGGCGTGTCGACGCTGGGCTACAGCCGCGAGACATTCCTCGGTCTGCTGTGCTTCGCCGTGTTGTTCATGGCAGCCGCGACACCGTTGTCGGCCTGGGCCAGTGATCGTTATGGACGTAAGCCGGTGCTGATCGTCGGTGGTGTGCTGGCGATTCTCTCCGGATTTCTGATGGAACCGTTGCTGACTCAGGGCTCGACCTGGGGCGTGGCACTGTTCCTGTGCATCGAGCTGTTCCTGATGGGCGTGACGTTCGCCCCGATGGGCGCGCTGCTGCCGGAACTGTTTCCGACACACGTGCGGTATACCGGCGCATCGGCGGCCTACAACCTCGGCGGCATCGTTGGAGCCTCGGCGGCGCCGTTCTTTGCGCAGAAACTGGTGGCGATGGGTGGTTTGAGTTACGTCGGCGGGTATGTGTCTGCGGCCGCGGTGCTCAGCTTGATCGCTGTGCTGTGCCTGAAGGAAACGCGCCATAACGACCTGAATCAGGTGTCGTAA
- a CDS encoding cytochrome C assembly family protein, which translates to MLPLSPSLLTTLAAALLYAAATLYQGTRLATGAKANKRLLVTLGVLAVLAHSASLLTHLLTPIGLGLDFFSASSLIAAAVIALTLLACSRIPVENLLVLLFPLGAITVLLAQFAPTGTVQIIDEEPGILAHILLSILAYGMFTIAVFQALLLLVQDHQLKNKHPSGLIKNFPPLQTMESLLFGFLWAGWTLLSLSLISGWLFVENLFAQHLVHKTLLACLAWIVFSVLLWGRNRLGWRGHKAIRWTLAGFCLLMLAYFGSKLVREYILHI; encoded by the coding sequence ATGCTCCCCTTGTCACCGAGTTTGCTGACCACCCTCGCCGCCGCCCTTCTCTATGCCGCTGCGACCCTTTATCAGGGCACCCGCCTGGCCACTGGCGCCAAGGCCAACAAGCGCCTGCTGGTCACGCTTGGCGTGCTCGCCGTGCTGGCCCACAGTGCCAGCCTGCTGACTCACCTGCTGACGCCGATCGGTCTGGGCCTGGACTTCTTCAGTGCGTCGAGCCTGATTGCCGCAGCAGTCATCGCCCTGACCCTGCTGGCCTGCTCGCGGATCCCGGTGGAAAACCTGCTGGTCCTGCTGTTCCCGCTGGGGGCGATCACCGTGTTACTGGCGCAGTTTGCGCCGACCGGCACCGTGCAGATCATCGACGAAGAGCCGGGCATTCTTGCGCACATCCTGCTATCGATCCTCGCCTACGGCATGTTCACCATCGCCGTGTTCCAGGCCTTGTTGCTGCTGGTGCAGGATCACCAGCTCAAGAACAAACACCCGTCCGGGCTGATCAAGAACTTCCCGCCGCTGCAAACCATGGAAAGCCTGCTGTTCGGCTTCCTCTGGGCCGGCTGGACGCTGCTGTCGCTGTCGCTGATCTCAGGCTGGCTGTTCGTCGAAAACCTGTTTGCCCAGCACCTGGTGCACAAGACCCTGCTCGCCTGTCTGGCCTGGATCGTGTTCAGCGTGCTGTTGTGGGGCCGCAATCGCCTGGGCTGGCGTGGCCACAAAGCGATCCGCTGGACCCTCGCCGGTTTCTGTCTGCTGATGTTGGCGTATTTCGGCAGCAAACTGGTCCGTGAATATATCCTGCACATCTGA
- a CDS encoding preQ0 transporter, with protein sequence MIFLIAYISSVVLINFAFSTAPHLDIIWSAWGGLVFVLRDMVQIRFGHGAIVAMLAALVLSYVTSDPSIALASATAFAVSECIDWLVFSITKRPLRDRLWISSALSIPLDTFIFFGMIDLLTPPVIITALASKFAGVTAVWLIMAWRERKQAVAG encoded by the coding sequence ATGATTTTCCTCATCGCCTATATCAGCAGTGTCGTGCTGATCAACTTCGCTTTCTCCACCGCGCCGCACCTGGACATCATCTGGTCGGCTTGGGGCGGGCTGGTGTTCGTGCTGCGCGACATGGTGCAGATTCGTTTCGGCCATGGCGCGATTGTGGCGATGCTGGCGGCGCTGGTGCTGTCCTATGTCACCTCCGATCCATCGATTGCGCTGGCCAGTGCCACGGCGTTTGCGGTGTCCGAGTGCATCGACTGGCTGGTATTCAGCATCACCAAGCGTCCGTTGCGTGATCGTCTGTGGATCAGTTCGGCGTTGAGCATTCCCCTCGACACCTTCATCTTTTTCGGCATGATCGACCTGCTGACACCGCCGGTGATCATCACCGCCCTGGCCTCGAAGTTCGCCGGTGTGACTGCGGTCTGGCTGATCATGGCCTGGCGCGAACGCAAACAGGCTGTCGCCGGCTGA
- a CDS encoding SIS domain-containing protein, which translates to MLEEALSSFEAVQAQLQQLDGSMIEIAGRLRRQPPQVAMTVARGSSDHAASYFAYLTMQQLGIPVASLPMSVVTMQQAPLKVSGQVAFAFSQSGQSPDLVNSLRLLRKRGALSVSMVNASDSPLEAACEFSLPLLAGTESSVAATKSFIATLSASARLIAHWKEDSELLEAHNALPEGLRDAAQQDWSPAIDALRDCERLMVIGRGAGFAIAQEAALKFKETSAIQAEAFSSAEVRHGPMALIDANYPLLVFAPRGAEQAGLLSLAAEMRQRGARVLLAAPDDVLERDLTLSRAEHPALDPILAIQSFYVMAANLAVARGMDPDQPRHLSKVTRTH; encoded by the coding sequence ATGCTTGAGGAGGCGCTGTCCTCGTTCGAGGCCGTGCAAGCCCAATTGCAACAGCTCGATGGCTCGATGATCGAGATCGCCGGGCGCCTGCGCCGTCAGCCGCCGCAAGTGGCGATGACCGTCGCCCGTGGCAGCTCCGATCATGCGGCGAGCTACTTCGCCTACCTGACCATGCAGCAACTGGGCATTCCGGTGGCGTCACTGCCGATGTCGGTGGTGACCATGCAGCAGGCGCCGTTGAAGGTCAGCGGTCAGGTCGCGTTCGCGTTTTCCCAGTCGGGTCAGAGCCCGGATCTGGTCAACAGCCTGCGTCTGCTGCGCAAGCGTGGCGCCTTGAGCGTGTCGATGGTCAACGCATCCGATTCGCCACTGGAGGCCGCGTGCGAATTCAGCCTGCCGCTGCTGGCCGGCACCGAAAGCAGCGTCGCCGCGACCAAGAGTTTTATCGCCACCCTCAGCGCCAGCGCCCGCCTGATCGCGCACTGGAAAGAAGACAGCGAATTGCTGGAGGCACACAACGCCCTGCCCGAAGGCTTGCGCGACGCCGCGCAACAGGACTGGAGCCCGGCCATCGATGCCCTGCGCGATTGCGAACGTCTGATGGTGATCGGCCGTGGCGCCGGATTTGCCATCGCCCAGGAAGCCGCATTGAAATTCAAGGAAACCTCGGCGATCCAGGCCGAAGCCTTCAGCAGTGCCGAAGTGCGTCACGGCCCGATGGCCCTGATCGACGCCAACTACCCTTTGCTGGTGTTTGCCCCGCGCGGCGCCGAGCAGGCCGGCCTGCTGAGCCTGGCGGCGGAAATGCGTCAGCGTGGTGCCCGTGTATTGCTGGCGGCGCCGGATGATGTGCTCGAACGCGACCTGACCCTGAGCCGTGCCGAACACCCGGCGCTCGATCCGATTCTGGCGATCCAGAGCTTCTACGTGATGGCCGCCAACCTGGCCGTGGCACGTGGCATGGACCCGGATCAGCCGCGTCATCTGAGCAAAGTCACCCGTACGCACTGA
- a CDS encoding NUDIX hydrolase produces MKFCSQCGNPVTQRIPEGDSRLRFVCDSCQTIHYQNPNIVAGCVATWGSKVLLCRRAIEPRLGYWTLPAGFMENGETIEQAAIRETAEEACARVRNLSIYTLIDVPHISQVHVFFRAELADLDFSAGPESLEVQLFDEAQIPWDELAFRTVGRTLECFFADRRAETYPVRSESIPPLAQPAIT; encoded by the coding sequence ATGAAATTTTGCAGCCAGTGCGGCAACCCGGTGACCCAGCGCATTCCCGAAGGCGACTCGCGGCTGCGATTTGTCTGCGACAGCTGTCAGACCATTCACTACCAGAACCCCAATATCGTGGCCGGCTGTGTAGCGACCTGGGGTAGCAAAGTCCTGCTCTGCCGCCGTGCAATCGAGCCGCGCCTCGGTTACTGGACGCTGCCCGCCGGCTTCATGGAGAACGGCGAGACCATCGAACAGGCTGCCATCCGCGAAACCGCCGAAGAAGCCTGCGCCCGGGTACGCAACCTGAGCATCTACACCCTGATCGACGTGCCGCACATCAGTCAGGTGCATGTGTTCTTTCGCGCCGAGCTCGCAGACCTGGATTTTTCCGCCGGCCCCGAGAGTCTCGAAGTGCAACTGTTCGACGAAGCGCAGATTCCATGGGACGAGCTGGCTTTCCGCACGGTGGGCCGTACCTTAGAATGCTTCTTCGCTGACCGCCGCGCCGAGACTTACCCCGTGCGCTCGGAATCGATTCCGCCGCTCGCTCAGCCGGCCATCACTTGA
- a CDS encoding gamma carbonic anhydrase family protein: MKYRLGDARVETHPQSWVAPNAVLVGKVKLEEGANVWFNAVLRGDNELILIGKNSNVQDGTVMHTDMGFPLTIGTGVTIGHNAMLHGCTVGDYSLIGINAVILNGAKIGKNCIIGANSLIGEGKEIPDGSLVMGSPGKVVRELTEPQKKMLEASAAHYVHNSQRYARDLVEQEE, from the coding sequence ATGAAATATCGCCTGGGCGACGCCCGCGTCGAAACCCATCCGCAGAGCTGGGTCGCCCCCAACGCCGTGCTGGTGGGCAAGGTCAAGCTGGAAGAGGGCGCCAACGTCTGGTTCAACGCCGTGTTGCGCGGCGACAACGAACTGATCCTGATCGGCAAGAACAGCAACGTGCAGGACGGCACGGTGATGCACACCGACATGGGCTTTCCGCTGACTATCGGTACCGGCGTGACCATCGGCCACAACGCCATGCTCCACGGCTGCACGGTCGGCGACTACAGCCTGATCGGCATCAACGCCGTCATCCTCAATGGCGCGAAGATCGGCAAGAACTGCATCATCGGCGCCAATTCGTTGATCGGTGAAGGCAAGGAAATTCCCGATGGTTCGCTGGTGATGGGCTCTCCGGGCAAGGTGGTGCGTGAACTGACCGAGCCGCAGAAGAAGATGCTCGAAGCCAGCGCCGCGCACTATGTGCATAACTCCCAGCGCTATGCGCGCGATCTGGTCGAGCAGGAAGAATGA
- a CDS encoding DUF1289 domain-containing protein, whose protein sequence is MTTPERPVASPCVSICALDEDDICTGCQRTVEEITRWSRMTNDERRVVLGLCHERAKASGLIWMIPAKR, encoded by the coding sequence ATGACAACCCCGGAAAGACCCGTCGCCTCGCCGTGTGTGAGCATTTGCGCGCTGGACGAGGATGACATTTGCACCGGTTGCCAGCGCACGGTCGAGGAAATCACCCGCTGGAGCCGGATGACCAACGACGAGCGGCGAGTGGTGCTGGGGTTGTGTCATGAGCGGGCCAAGGCCAGTGGATTGATTTGGATGATCCCTGCCAAGCGCTGA
- the purT gene encoding formate-dependent phosphoribosylglycinamide formyltransferase: MTRIGTPLSPTATRVLLCGCGELGKEVVIELQRLGVEVIAVDRYANAPAMQVAHRSHVINMLDGAALRAVIEAEKPHFIVPEIEAIATATLVELEAEGFTVIPTARAAQLTMNREGIRRLAAEELDLPTSPYHFADTFEDYSKAVEDLGFPCVVKPVMSSSGKGQSLLRSADDVQKAWDYAQEGGRAGKGRVIIEGFIDFDYEITLLTVRHIGGTTFCAPVGHRQEKGDYQESWQPQAMSPIALAESERVAKAVTEALGGRGLFGVELFIKGDQVWFSEVSPRPHDTGLVTLISQDLSQFALHARAILGLPVPLIRQFGPSASAVILVEGQSTQTAFANLGAALSEPDTALRLFGKPEVNGQRRMGVALARDESIEAARAKATRASQAVVVEL; this comes from the coding sequence ATGACCCGTATCGGAACTCCATTGTCGCCGACCGCGACCCGCGTATTGCTGTGTGGCTGTGGTGAGTTGGGCAAGGAAGTGGTGATCGAGCTGCAACGCCTGGGCGTTGAAGTGATCGCCGTTGACCGTTACGCCAATGCGCCGGCCATGCAGGTTGCCCATCGCAGTCACGTGATCAACATGCTCGACGGCGCCGCCCTGCGTGCGGTGATCGAAGCCGAAAAGCCGCACTTCATCGTGCCGGAAATCGAAGCCATCGCCACCGCCACCCTGGTCGAGCTGGAAGCCGAAGGCTTCACCGTGATCCCGACCGCCCGCGCCGCGCAACTGACCATGAATCGCGAGGGCATCCGTCGTCTGGCCGCCGAAGAGCTGGATCTGCCGACTTCGCCGTACCACTTCGCCGACACCTTCGAGGACTACAGCAAAGCCGTTGAGGACCTGGGTTTCCCGTGCGTCGTCAAACCGGTGATGAGCTCGTCGGGCAAGGGCCAGAGCCTGCTGCGCAGCGCCGATGACGTGCAGAAGGCCTGGGACTACGCACAAGAAGGCGGTCGTGCCGGTAAAGGTCGCGTGATCATCGAAGGTTTCATCGATTTCGACTACGAAATCACCCTGCTGACCGTGCGTCATATCGGCGGCACCACGTTCTGTGCACCGGTCGGCCACCGTCAGGAAAAGGGCGACTACCAGGAATCCTGGCAGCCACAAGCCATGAGCCCGATTGCTCTGGCTGAGTCCGAGCGCGTTGCCAAAGCCGTGACCGAGGCGTTGGGTGGCCGTGGCCTGTTCGGTGTCGAGCTGTTCATCAAGGGCGATCAGGTGTGGTTCAGCGAAGTGTCGCCGCGCCCGCACGACACCGGTCTGGTGACCCTGATTTCCCAGGACCTGTCGCAGTTCGCCCTGCACGCCCGGGCAATCCTTGGTTTGCCAGTGCCGCTGATCCGTCAGTTCGGCCCATCGGCTTCGGCAGTGATTCTGGTGGAAGGCCAGTCGACCCAGACCGCATTCGCCAACCTCGGCGCTGCGCTGAGCGAGCCGGATACCGCGTTGCGTCTGTTCGGCAAGCCTGAAGTCAACGGTCAGCGCCGCATGGGTGTTGCACTGGCCCGTGACGAGTCGATCGAGGCCGCTCGTGCCAAGGCGACCCGCGCTTCTCAGGCTGTCGTTGTAGAGCTGTAA